Proteins found in one Thermaerobacter subterraneus DSM 13965 genomic segment:
- a CDS encoding four-helix bundle copper-binding protein — translation MAVVHTDVQQYKKCIDACNSCMQACEQCLTACLKEPDAAQRGRCVQLLRDCADICALASRVMSRGSDFAGAICRVCAEICEACAQECGRFQDEHCQECARECRACAEECRRMAA, via the coding sequence GTGGCGGTTGTTCACACGGACGTGCAGCAGTACAAAAAGTGCATTGACGCCTGCAACAGCTGCATGCAGGCCTGCGAGCAATGCCTGACGGCCTGCCTGAAGGAGCCGGACGCCGCGCAGCGCGGCCGGTGCGTGCAGCTGTTGCGCGATTGTGCAGACATTTGTGCGCTGGCTTCCCGGGTGATGTCCCGAGGCAGCGACTTTGCCGGGGCCATTTGCCGGGTCTGTGCCGAGATCTGTGAAGCCTGCGCCCAGGAATGCGGCCGGTTCCAAGACGAGCACTGCCAGGAGTGCGCGCGCGAGTGCCGCGCGTGCGCCGAGGAGTGCCGGCGGATGGCCGCGTGA
- a CDS encoding sensor histidine kinase translates to MSRLQLSTKLGLLLFALFSSLCLILLAVLYVVFSRSLVAQAAADLLHRGHGHAEALSGRWGPEALNHVVAMERQTPLIAAVVDRGGTVLASSEPLGPEQARYLQVDGRALATPEGAVVSGDWREEPYLVVWSPVFRNGEWVATVVLFEPTEPFRRDLEAFKVASWIALGIMAVLATAVTVVLSRRLTRPLRQMTAVTSAIAAGDYTQRVAIRGNDEIARLAASINRMAQSLQTYRAQQSAFLADVSHELRTPLTYIQGYSEALVKGYGDEAQRRVMAATIHQEAGRLTRLLQDLFTLVRLEEPTFSLRRQPVEVGQTVKAVVARLLPAFAEKGVNLRVDASEDLWVDGDGERLEQVWINLLDNARRHTPSGGEVTVSIGREGREAVVTVRDTGEGIPPDDLPHIWERLYRVDKSRSRAGGGAGLGLAIVRRIVELHGGRVHAESRCGQGATFRVWLPLRPV, encoded by the coding sequence ATGAGTCGTCTGCAACTGTCGACCAAACTGGGGCTATTGTTGTTCGCCCTGTTCAGCTCGCTCTGCCTGATCCTGCTCGCCGTCCTCTACGTGGTCTTCAGCCGCTCCCTGGTGGCCCAGGCGGCGGCGGATCTATTGCACCGCGGCCACGGGCATGCCGAAGCGCTCAGCGGCCGGTGGGGGCCGGAGGCCCTGAACCACGTGGTCGCCATGGAGCGACAGACCCCCCTGATCGCAGCCGTCGTGGATCGTGGGGGAACGGTCCTGGCGTCCTCGGAACCGCTGGGCCCCGAGCAGGCGCGCTACCTCCAGGTAGACGGCCGTGCCCTCGCCACGCCGGAAGGGGCCGTCGTCAGTGGCGACTGGCGAGAGGAACCCTACCTCGTTGTATGGTCGCCCGTGTTCAGAAACGGTGAGTGGGTGGCCACGGTGGTCCTCTTCGAACCCACGGAACCCTTCCGACGTGACCTGGAGGCGTTCAAGGTCGCCAGCTGGATCGCCCTCGGCATCATGGCGGTCTTGGCAACGGCGGTGACGGTCGTGTTGTCGAGACGATTGACCCGACCGTTGCGGCAGATGACGGCCGTCACGTCCGCCATTGCCGCAGGGGACTACACGCAGCGCGTGGCGATTCGTGGCAACGACGAGATCGCTCGCCTGGCCGCTTCCATCAACCGGATGGCCCAAAGCCTGCAAACGTACCGCGCCCAGCAGTCGGCGTTCCTGGCCGACGTATCGCACGAACTGCGGACTCCGCTGACGTACATCCAGGGTTACAGCGAGGCCCTCGTCAAAGGTTACGGGGACGAAGCCCAGCGCCGGGTGATGGCGGCCACCATTCACCAGGAGGCGGGCCGGTTGACCCGCCTCCTTCAGGACCTGTTCACCCTGGTGCGCCTGGAGGAGCCGACCTTCTCCCTCCGTCGCCAGCCGGTGGAAGTGGGCCAGACCGTCAAAGCGGTGGTGGCGCGCCTGTTGCCGGCCTTTGCGGAAAAGGGTGTGAACCTCCGGGTGGATGCGTCGGAGGATCTTTGGGTGGACGGTGACGGCGAACGGCTGGAACAAGTGTGGATCAACCTGCTGGACAATGCGCGCCGGCACACCCCTTCCGGAGGAGAGGTGACGGTTAGCATCGGCCGCGAGGGGAGGGAGGCGGTGGTGACCGTGCGGGACACGGGGGAAGGCATTCCACCCGACGACTTGCCGCATATCTGGGAGCGCCTCTACCGGGTCGACAAGTCGCGCTCCCGCGCCGGCGGAGGGGCGGGGCTCGGCTTGGCCATCGTCAGGCGCATCGTCGAGCTGCACGGTGGCCGGGTCCATGCGGAAAGCAGATGCGGGCAAGGGGCGACGTTCCGCGTTTGGCTGCCTCTGCGTCCGGTGTGA
- a CDS encoding response regulator transcription factor: MRILVVDDEAPMRALLRLFLEQHGFAVSEAEDGYEALERVRTERPDLVLLDIMLPGIDGWAVCRILRRESDVPLIMLTARDDVRDRVSGLEAGADDYLVKPFAEEELLARIRAVLRRTPRVEGRPADRVIAGPLLIDVPAREAYCHGRRLNLTPKEFDLLALLARHPGQVLDRARIIERVWGWDYDGDVRTVDTHVKTLRAKLVAAGCSRHLIETVRSIGYRLNPQHDGRGGTIP; encoded by the coding sequence ATGCGCATCCTGGTGGTCGACGACGAGGCTCCGATGCGCGCCTTGCTCCGGCTGTTCCTCGAGCAGCACGGGTTTGCGGTCTCCGAGGCGGAAGACGGGTATGAGGCATTGGAGCGCGTCCGGACCGAGCGACCGGATCTGGTTCTGCTGGACATCATGCTGCCGGGCATCGACGGCTGGGCGGTGTGCCGGATCCTCCGGAGGGAGAGTGATGTTCCGCTCATCATGCTGACGGCCCGGGACGACGTCCGGGACCGGGTCTCCGGTCTCGAAGCCGGGGCGGACGACTACCTCGTCAAACCCTTTGCAGAAGAAGAACTGTTGGCCCGCATTCGAGCGGTCCTGCGCCGCACCCCAAGGGTCGAGGGGCGACCGGCCGACCGGGTGATCGCCGGGCCCCTGCTCATCGACGTGCCGGCCCGGGAGGCATACTGCCATGGACGCCGTTTGAATCTGACGCCTAAGGAGTTCGATCTCCTGGCCTTGTTGGCACGGCATCCGGGGCAGGTGCTGGACCGCGCGCGGATCATCGAGCGGGTATGGGGCTGGGATTACGACGGCGACGTGCGCACCGTCGACACCCACGTCAAGACGTTGCGCGCCAAATTGGTCGCAGCCGGCTGTTCCCGGCACCTGATCGAGACCGTGCGCAGCATCGGGTACCGTTTGAACCCGCAACACGACGGACGTGGTGGGACCATCCCATGA
- the ltrA gene encoding group II intron reverse transcriptase/maturase — MEQVVARENMGAALRRVEQNRGAPGIDGMTVEQLRGFLRERWPQVRAQLLAGTYQPQPVRRVAIPKPGGGTRLLGIPTVLDRLIQQALLQVLTPIFDPDFSEHSYGFRPGRSAHQAVEAARRHVEEGYAWVVDLDLEQFFDRVNHDVLMARVMRKVADKRVRMLIRRYLQAGVMVGGVKVRTEEGTPQGGPLSPLLANILLDDLDKELERRGHRFVRYADDCNIYVRSERAGHRVMAGVRRFLEQRLRLKVNEQKSAVDRPWRRKFLGFSMYHGRDGVRLRVAPQTVQRLKDRLRTLTSRTWSVSMAERIRRINTYLRGWLAYFRIADMASLLDTVEGWLRRRLQACLWKQWKRPRTRLRELRALGHPEWKARQWAFSRRGYWAMAGGPLNSALGKRYWLAQGLLSLTQYYHPLRHARRTARCGPACRVV, encoded by the coding sequence ATGGAGCAGGTGGTGGCCCGGGAGAACATGGGGGCCGCCCTACGACGGGTCGAGCAGAACCGGGGCGCGCCGGGTATCGACGGCATGACCGTCGAACAACTGCGGGGTTTTCTGCGGGAGCGGTGGCCGCAGGTGCGCGCCCAGCTGCTGGCGGGAACCTACCAGCCGCAGCCCGTCCGCCGGGTGGCGATCCCCAAACCCGGAGGCGGCACGCGCCTCCTGGGGATTCCGACCGTCCTGGACCGCCTGATCCAGCAGGCTTTGCTGCAGGTGCTGACGCCGATCTTCGACCCCGACTTTTCGGAGCACAGCTATGGCTTTCGGCCGGGACGCTCCGCCCACCAGGCAGTCGAAGCGGCGCGGCGGCACGTCGAGGAAGGGTACGCCTGGGTGGTCGACCTGGACCTCGAACAGTTCTTTGACCGGGTGAACCATGACGTCCTGATGGCCCGGGTGATGCGGAAGGTCGCGGACAAGCGCGTCCGCATGCTGATCCGCCGCTACCTGCAGGCCGGCGTGATGGTCGGTGGGGTGAAGGTGCGGACGGAAGAGGGGACGCCCCAGGGCGGCCCCCTCAGCCCGCTCTTGGCCAACATCCTTCTCGACGACCTGGACAAAGAGCTGGAACGGCGGGGACACCGCTTTGTCCGTTATGCGGACGATTGCAACATCTACGTCCGCTCGGAACGGGCAGGGCACCGGGTCATGGCAGGCGTACGGCGCTTCCTCGAGCAGCGGCTTCGGCTCAAGGTCAACGAACAAAAGAGCGCGGTTGATCGGCCGTGGCGACGCAAGTTCCTCGGCTTCAGCATGTATCACGGCCGGGACGGCGTCCGCCTGCGGGTGGCCCCCCAAACGGTGCAGCGGCTCAAAGACCGGCTTCGCACCCTGACCAGCCGGACGTGGTCCGTTTCCATGGCCGAGCGGATCCGCCGGATCAACACTTACCTGCGGGGCTGGCTTGCGTACTTCCGGATTGCGGACATGGCAAGCCTCCTCGATACCGTGGAAGGTTGGCTCCGGCGACGCTTGCAGGCGTGCCTTTGGAAGCAATGGAAACGGCCCCGCACCCGTTTGCGGGAACTCCGCGCCCTGGGACATCCCGAGTGGAAGGCCCGGCAGTGGGCCTTTTCGCGCCGGGGTTATTGGGCCATGGCCGGTGGCCCGCTCAACAGCGCCCTGGGCAAGCGCTACTGGCTTGCCCAGGGGCTGCTGAGCCTGACCCAGTACTACCACCCACTTCGCCATGCTCGACGAACCGCCCGGTGCGGACCCGCATGCCGGGTGGTGTGA